TCCAATCTCTGCATGTAAAATCTTCAGTTTTGCTTGGCATAGttatataattgtataataatataacGATTTTGTatgatctgtttttttatgttccCTGTTTTCATGTTGGGATATCATAGTAATTGGGGTAGTTTGATGAATGATAGAGGGATTAAAATGTGTCAGCTTCAGTTGGATTTAACTGTAGGATTAACATTCTGTGCCTTAAGAAAGCCATGGTAACGATTTGTCTTCatagataaaactgaaaaagatcTCATGCGAGTAAGCCTGAGGAAGTGTTACTTTTCCTATGTTGTAAAGCTGAGGAGTAAAGTCCATCCACACTCACCTGGCCAGGAAAGTATTAGAGAAAGTGCCATAACCTTTCAACACTCTTGACATTTACTTTATACCCCTCTACTGTCATTGCTCAGTTTCTCTGCCAGGAGCAGGGACCCTACAACAAGTACAGGTGCCAATCATTGGGCAGAGTTCTTGTCAAGAGATGTACCAACTCCAATCTACAGACAGTGTGGACATTCTGTCTGACATGATCTGCGCTGGTTTCCAAGAGGGTGGCAAGGATTCCTGCCAGGTACACACATTCGTGCACTCACCTGAATCAACTTGTACATAGGATGTTCCAATAAGCATTCTGATGAAAGTCACATTCACTACGTCACTGTTtgtgtagagcagtgtttctcaaccctcttctggagggccccctgccctgcatgttttagatctctccctgctccaacacagctgattcaaatgatcagtttgttattaagcagcttcaggagttcataatgagttgatcatttgaatcagctgtgttggagcagggagcgaTCTAAAACATGTcgcagggcagggcagggcagggcagggcagggcagggcagggcagggcagggcagggcagggcagggagggtTGAGAAACAACAGGTAAGTGTAGAGTATAATTAATCGGTCCTCAAAGGCTTATGTAAAGATGTTAATAGCTGTTCATCAAAAGGGTGGCtgtgaattgaaatgaaatttactCTGTATACCCTGAAAGGTATAatcaaatgtgtgtatatattaattTGAATGCTCCTTGATTTGTCTTTTCtaaatttcatatttgtgtataGCTTCGGCAACAGTTACACAGCAGATAACTGCAAAGTGGTGCTCATAATGACTTTGCttctcttttgtttcttttcacagGGGGATTCAGGTGGGCCACTGGTGTGTCCAATGGTGAATGGGACTTGGGTGCAGGCGGGGATTGTGAGTTTTGGGCTGGGCTGTGCTCAGGCCAACCAGCCAGGTGTCTACGCCAAGGTGTCTGCCTTTGCTGACTTCATCAGAAGTACAGTGCCAGATATCCAGTTGTTTGGTCGGGCCTCCACAAACTTAGCAAGTGACATAGCGGTGATTGTTAATGCCCTAGCCTCTCTGCTTGTAGTGTTGCTGTTGAGATAGGATAGATGAAGCTCCCAGTGTATGAACCGTCCAACAAACTACACATGTGGTGCAGTGCCCACACTATCAAATATACAGAATCACACACTTCAAACAATTAAAGTACCAAAGTGCAAGGGCATGCAATGATGTGTACCCATTACAGACTACACAAGCTATTATCATCTAACTCCAGATACTTGCCATACATAAGAAAAAGTCATACACCAACACGCCTGAGATCAATTGAGTCACATACATTATGATTTTAATATCTTGCCTTTTTTAGCTTGTAAAGTACAATATGTACAGTGTATCTGAATGTTAACAATGTTAACTTAAGATTTTGTAAATTTTATAATGAAGGATTACAAATAAATGGTAATTActcaaaattttaaatgttttttgtctATGGAGTTATTTGTCATGCTTGCAATagtatgtttttcatttgtgtaacatGTACTAGTTGCATGGTTCTATGCCTGTGATTTGGAGCCTATGGTATAGTCTCACTGTCAAGGGCTGTACATGGTATGCTTATTGACTGTGGTGAACTTTTTCTCTGTGCCCTTGTTTCACTTGGTTTTTCAGCCATTTCCTTTTCCCATCCTGATCACATCCTGTTGACTTTTTATGAAGTTCATtctctttatttaaaacagaaaacactgtctgtagtcaaaatacaaaaatcaaatgcctgtagtaataataatcataattttgACTATTACTAAAGTtacaatcattttttaaaatcaagttACTCTGTAATAAATCAATCCAGTATTCACTGTAACCATTAGGACAAGATTCATAGTGGCAGTCATTCAACAGTTTGTTCCCGGGATAGATGCAAAGTTAGGTGTCGGGAGGGGTGGGTGTGTCCGAGAGGATCATAGGAGACCCTAGCTGCAACTCCTGCTGAAGTGACTCCAAGTCTGCGGGGGTCATTCGGTGAACCTcaagccaatcagagagcaagGATGCTGAGAGGGGGGCAGAGTCTGTGTGactgaggagagaaaagaagggaGACTTTACACAGTGACTCCAATGCTGACAACTCTGGCTCCACCTGCATGCAGAAATGGAGACTGGTGGGCACAGTCAAGTACTCCATTTCGGGTGCTAATGCAGACTTTACACCAATCTGaaattgtgtttaattaatgtttctgtgtgtttaatatgcAGACCTTACCTTgtgggaaaagaaaaggggTGTCTTACAGTCAGCTGTGTCAACTCAAAGCAACACATAAATAGCCTTGTTCTGATGGTACCAAAGATGTAATCCCAAAAATTCATATATGCATCTACATATATAAACTATGTCCGAGACACAGTATCAGTATTGGGGCCAATGCATACTCACCCATCCCTGAGGTCTGACTGCTGAAGGTCTGTGAACGACTGAGTGAGGAGATCGTCCAGGTCAAACCCGACACCGTACCCTGCCCCACTCCCTTTGGGGGTTACTGAGAAAACCGGGGGCAATACATCTTCCACCTAGCAGGGGAATAGTACAATACTAAACATATGCAACACTTAGAGATGCATTCTGAGATGgatgtcagaaaaaaatctacacaCTGGTATTGTGACAGGTGACCAGAGTATACATACCAACATTATGATAGAGACTGATGGAGGTTACAACAGAATACAAAATGGATAAAACAATCAACTAACAGGGTTGAGATACTCGCCCTGTTACACTATGCGATAAAGATGTAATCAATGAGGTCCCAGCAAGTGTCAAACCAATGACGTGAACAACTGCCAGATGAAAGTCCGTTACACAGGAGACTTAACTGAACTCCTGTCTTGACACTTGGTGTTACAGGTCATGGTGCCAGTGTTGCTGTGATCCAAGCAACAAACATGCAACTGTAGCAGCCATACAACAAAACTGACAAGAGAATTAAACTGCACAAAAGAAACAGCTTGCTCTCAAGGTGAATTAGTCAAAACACTTCATCTCACCCACAAGAGTACAAACCTGCAACAGAGACATCAACTGCCCTACACAGACACGATCGAagacaacacaaagacaaacctGTGATTTGGAGAGCTGCAGCGTTACAGTGTGGATGTCAGGGACGCTGCTGCCCCCTGGCTGTTCAGAGTGGGAGAGTTCCTGGCCAGACTGCGAGGTCACTGAGGGCCCAGGCTGAGGACTCTGTGGATGGGTGCAAGGCTGCTCACTGAGGGAGGGACAGATCTTTTCCATGTTTCTAACCTCAGTGACAGAACTTGAATCAGAGTGGGAGTCACCATTGTTCTGGTGTGTCATTCTAGCATTTCCATTGGTTTCAACAGTAAGGCCCTCCCCTTGGGAGAATACTGGGGCTTTTCGAACATATGACCCGAGGGGAAGGAGCTCAGGCTGGGGGAAGCTTGACTGGGAAGAGGGATGTGTTTGTTGTTGGGGCTGTTGAGGTGCCACCCCTACAACCCCACTCTCTTGACCAGTCCAATCCTCTGTTGTCCTGCGTATGTTCCTCCCTCCAAATTCTGCTTGTTTGAGAGGACCATTTTTGGCTAAAGAGCAGACACTGAGTGTGTCCACCCTGCCACTTACTCCAGCTAGGTCCCTTCCCCCttcctgtgtcagtgtctgGGAAAAACTAAGAGACGCAGGGGAACCTGATTGTTGATATAATCCAGGCAAATTCTGGTTTGCCTGGGTAACCAGTTTCGGGTATCTGCTGGTTATCTGTTCTTgcatttgctgttctttttgttgtttatctAGTTGTtgcttgtttactttgttttctgGACTGACATCAATATCTGTCAACGGAAGACCTTTTCCTATAACTGTCTGGGTCTGCCTGGCTATATTAACACTGAGAGATATTGCTTTGCTGTCCTTATTCCCACTAGTGTCATCTATGATTTTCTGAGACTTATCCATCTGCCTGTCCATCATCCGTTTCCAGCGTTCCAACAGGCACTTGTCATTATCACTCAAGACCACTCCTCTAAGAGACTCCCCCTTCTTcccttctcttttctccttttctttgaTTTTCCTCTCTCGTTCCCGAGCTCtttcctgtctcctcctcctcttctcttctctttctctctgtcgcTCCTGGGCAGTCACTGGGCGCCGCTGCTCTGAagggacagaagagagagaggacgctAGCGCCCCTACTCCTCCCATCTCCATACCCAAACCTGCTGAGCCCCCATCTGAGAGACAAAATAAGATGAAGATTAGTACAGCACTGACGTACCAACAACACAGACAAGCAGAATTACGGACCTCTTGGTCACAACTGAACatgaagaaagagaaacagacttACCTCTTGCTCTTTGCCTGAGAGCAGATTTAAGCAAAGCTGCTTTTAGGGCAGCTTTAGTATCATCTGAAATGGCTCCTTCCTTCCTAGTTCCTTCCCCTGCACTTCCTCCTTTGCCTACTTTAGCCAGGGAACGAGACAAGGTCTGTGAAAGGGACTGGGCTtgtgactgagagagggagagagagggaccagGGTGTGAAAAAGCAGACTGAGTCTGAGATGAGCTGGAGGGTATAGTGGAAGCTTGAGAAAGAGAGTGATTCTGAGTTACTGGTGTTACGGGTATCTGGTTAGCTGATGGCCCATCCATCTTTGAGCATTCTCCAATCATACTGGAAGGTGGGGTGCCTTGTGAAGAGACTGGAGTGGTCAGGTCAATAGTCTCTGGCTGGCCACTTTCAGAATTGGCACTAGGCATGTCCACATCTTGGCAGCTTCCTGTGTGGGTCAAAAGAGGCAGTGTATGGTCTTGTTGGCAAAGGGATGAGACCCCACTTATAAAGGCTGTTTGGGTAATCGCTGTTGATTTATCCTGTTGCTGCTGAAATTCTTCATTTggcaactgctgctgctgtgatggCTGATGCTGTGCTAGTGGTGTAGTGGCTAATGCGTTATTTGCCACGttggctgtggctgtgtgcgAGTTGCTCtggttgctttgtttttgcagcGGCCTGAATTGGATCTTCCTCCTGTTCCCCTGCTTCCTCTGATGGAAATCTTGTATCTCTTCCAGAATGGCATCTTTAATCTGCTCCCTGCTGAGCGGAAGCTTGTCAAACTCAAAATCAAAGGCTGGCACACAGATGGGCTCGTCATCAGGGTCATGGTATTTAGAAAGGTAGGGGTGTGCCAATGCCTGGGTAACACTGATCCTTTCGCGAGGGTCAAACCGCAGCATGGCTGCCAGTAAGTCCAGGGCTGCGGGCTCCGCCTGTGGATACAATGTGGTGAGGGGGATGGGGCCACGGGACGGCAGGCTTTGTATGTAGGAACGCACCCTGTCTGCTCCAATAGCCCCGATGATACTCTCAGGAGGAGTGCCCAAAACATGCAGAATGAGCTGTAGCTGGTGAACGTAGTGTTTTCCTGGGAACAGCTGCTTCCTCCCCAGCATCTCAGCAAAGATACATCCCACTGACCACAGGTCAATGGCTAAGCTATAGTGATGCAGAGACAGCATTAGCTCTGGTGCTCTGTACCACCGGGTCGCCACATACTCAGTCATGAAGGAGCGGGACTCCTCTGGGTGTGAACTGAGCCCCCGAGCCATTCCAAAATCTCCAATCTTCAGCTCGCAGTTCTCATTGACTAGCAGATTTGATGGCTTTAGGTCACGGTGGATGACGTTGGCGGAGTGGATGTATTTAAGTCCTCGCAGCAGCTGGTAGAGGAAGTAGCGGGTGTGCTCAGGGGTGAGCGGCTGACGGGAGTGGATGATCTGATGCAGGTCACTTTCCATCAGGTCGAGAACCACGTACCTGAGGAGTGGAGAAAGAGACAAGTTAGTGTGACTGATTTGCCTCTTAcgcaataaaatattttgaccACATAAATGCACTGCTGTAAAGGGTATATGTGCAAATtagcacacacacttacacagattTGAATGCGGAGTGGGGCAAAGCAGGCTGAAGGATGTCTTTAATGGCAATAATATTATCATGTTTGAAGTGTTTGAGAATCTTAAGCTCTCGCAAAGTGCGTTTGGCATTCGTCACCACCTCAAAAGCATTTGGAATCTTCTTTATCGCCACCCGCTGTCCTAGGGCACATATTAAGAAACATAATGACTTCATtgatttaataaaacaatgacaaggCAAGGTAATAGCATGCAAGTACCTAAATATCATTCAACAGAAATTACTGATAGAGGTCTCACCATTATCCCGCCTCCGTGCAGATGACACAACACCATAGGCCCCTGTGCCAATTGTCTCGATGATGTCATATTCCTCACCCACTTCAAATTTCACATCCAAGGAATGGGCTTTCAGCAGAGCTAGGTTCCCTGCAGCAACCATGTTTGTGTCTGACGGGGCAGTTATGTCGTTATTGGACTCTGAGTGAAATCCTACCCCTTCTTTTCTGCTATTCTTGCCGTTTTCCCCCATACTGGTCACCAATGAAGTCTCTGTTGTCATAATTTCACCTTTTATCCCCTGTTTGGATGACATGCTTctaaaagtaaaaagaaaacagggtaatgaaaagtaattaaagaagagagacagtgagtgatATTCAGCAAAACAAACCGCTGTCCACCCATTTACTGCTTTGCATGTATATTCcatatatctatctatctatctatctataaatatatatatggaaaaGACGTTTAGAGTTTAATGTCCCTCTCATATCAAATTCAAGTTAACTTATCGTTTAACAAATTGGGTCATGTGTTAGTGACTCTACATAACAAGTTAAATGTCCTTGCAGTGGAGTGAGTAGTGTACATATGAATCCCTGACAGTGACCTTTGGCTTATGTATTTTAGCTGGGGTTGCCGTTTACTTTTAAACTTTGGGAAAGCATTAACATTGATGAAAAATCCTCTGACAATGACAAATGTGTACTTGTCAGCCATTTTTAATTACTTGATTTGCTGATGTCCTACAAGAAAACGTTTCTGGTTATTATCTAAATCTATCTATTATAAACTATctatctattattattataatctaAATTATTTAGATTAAAAAGAGTTATCAGGACAAATGACAGGCAAGATACTGTTTTCCATGCCATCAAACCAATGTGTCTCAAACCCAGTGCCATAACTGTCTGCCTCAAAGCAAGTTAAAATATGTCCGCCTACAATTTCTATCCAAATTATTTATCTTAACAGTTTGTCTTCTACTGACTTTACAATAGCACAATTTGCGGCTTTACCACATTAAATAAGACCTTTATATCAGAATCATCTAGCAAGCTataatactttaaaaatacaccgtactcataataaaaatattgtgacCGCATATAAAAGTTTGCAGGGAAGAATAATAAAGACCGATATCACAGCTGGACAGCTAAGATAGCATACAAGCTAGCGAACTGCAGTACCTAGCGACAAAATcagttttgacattttggaaatgttcacatactgtatatctatgTTGAAAACTTTCTGAATGGTCAACCCATCAAAAACACCACATATCTTGCTGGATAATTCGCTCACCAGAGACATCATTTTCACAACGAGCTACATCTAATTGTAGCTAGCTATCCTGCTAATGCTGTACAGCAAAATAGCTAACGCTAAACCTACTCTGTGTCCAAACAGCTGTAGTTACCTACTTTGAAACAATAGACAGGAACGTCGTTTTAAAGTCTGTACAAATATGGTTTAGTTTCAATACATTTAGCCAGGCGCAATACGTTTTAATCCCCAAAAATGCTATCTAGGGATAGGTGATGATCTGTATTTAGAATTAGCAAGCTAACGGGGTGTGACGTTTTTAGCAGGCTAAGGAGCGTGATCTACCTAAGGTTACAGCCGATATAGGTAAACTACTTCACAAATAACACCCTTGTAAGGTGTGTCAAATACTCACATCTAAACctttacaaaaacagcaaaatattttcttaagtGCCTCATTCGTCTCAAACATTTAACTTACGATCAATGCATTGCGTTTCTAAACGCTCACGCCTTTGTTTTTACTTCCTCGTGTTGTTCCGTGTTCATTTTGATTGGCAGTAAAACGTAGCCATTTGGAGAAGGATCCACGCAGGAAACCCAATAGGAGGATGAAAACCACATAAGCAAGGCGTCACACAGTTTGCGCAGGGTCGCTCTTTTTGGGCGGGGCCTGATAACTGGCATGAATGAGTCAAGCCACGGG
This genomic stretch from Megalops cyprinoides isolate fMegCyp1 chromosome 1, fMegCyp1.pri, whole genome shotgun sequence harbors:
- the mapk7 gene encoding mitogen-activated protein kinase 7 isoform X2, with amino-acid sequence MTSSRQLAQGPMVLCHLHGGGIMRVAIKKIPNAFEVVTNAKRTLRELKILKHFKHDNIIAIKDILQPALPHSAFKSVYVVLDLMESDLHQIIHSRQPLTPEHTRYFLYQLLRGLKYIHSANVIHRDLKPSNLLVNENCELKIGDFGMARGLSSHPEESRSFMTEYVATRWYRAPELMLSLHHYSLAIDLWSVGCIFAEMLGRKQLFPGKHYVHQLQLILHVLGTPPESIIGAIGADRVRSYIQSLPSRGPIPLTTLYPQAEPAALDLLAAMLRFDPRERISVTQALAHPYLSKYHDPDDEPICVPAFDFEFDKLPLSREQIKDAILEEIQDFHQRKQGNRRKIQFRPLQKQSNQSNSHTATANVANNALATTPLAQHQPSQQQQLPNEEFQQQQDKSTAITQTAFISGVSSLCQQDHTLPLLTHTGSCQDVDMPSANSESGQPETIDLTTPVSSQGTPPSSMIGECSKMDGPSANQIPVTPVTQNHSLSQASTIPSSSSQTQSAFSHPGPSLSLSQSQAQSLSQTLSRSLAKVGKGGSAGEGTRKEGAISDDTKAALKAALLKSALRQRARDGGSAGLGMEMGGVGALASSLSSVPSEQRRPVTAQERQREREEKRRRRQERARERERKIKEKEKREGKKGESLRGVVLSDNDKCLLERWKRMMDRQMDKSQKIIDDTSGNKDSKAISLSVNIARQTQTVIGKGLPLTDIDVSPENKVNKQQLDKQQKEQQMQEQITSRYPKLVTQANQNLPGLYQQSGSPASLSFSQTLTQEGGRDLAGVSGRVDTLSVCSLAKNGPLKQAEFGGRNIRRTTEDWTGQESGVVGVAPQQPQQQTHPSSQSSFPQPELLPLGSYVRKAPVFSQGEGLTVETNGNARMTHQNNGDSHSDSSSVTEVRNMEKICPSLSEQPCTHPQSPQPGPSVTSQSGQELSHSEQPGGSSVPDIHTVTLQLSKSQVEDVLPPVFSVTPKGSGAGYGVGFDLDDLLTQSFTDLQQSDLRDGHTDSAPLSASLLSDWLEVHRMTPADLESLQQELQLGSPMILSDTPTPPDT
- the mapk7 gene encoding mitogen-activated protein kinase 7 isoform X1 — protein: MSSKQGIKGEIMTTETSLVTSMGENGKNSRKEGVGFHSESNNDITAPSDTNMVAAGNLALLKAHSLDVKFEVGEEYDIIETIGTGAYGVVSSARRRDNGQRVAIKKIPNAFEVVTNAKRTLRELKILKHFKHDNIIAIKDILQPALPHSAFKSVYVVLDLMESDLHQIIHSRQPLTPEHTRYFLYQLLRGLKYIHSANVIHRDLKPSNLLVNENCELKIGDFGMARGLSSHPEESRSFMTEYVATRWYRAPELMLSLHHYSLAIDLWSVGCIFAEMLGRKQLFPGKHYVHQLQLILHVLGTPPESIIGAIGADRVRSYIQSLPSRGPIPLTTLYPQAEPAALDLLAAMLRFDPRERISVTQALAHPYLSKYHDPDDEPICVPAFDFEFDKLPLSREQIKDAILEEIQDFHQRKQGNRRKIQFRPLQKQSNQSNSHTATANVANNALATTPLAQHQPSQQQQLPNEEFQQQQDKSTAITQTAFISGVSSLCQQDHTLPLLTHTGSCQDVDMPSANSESGQPETIDLTTPVSSQGTPPSSMIGECSKMDGPSANQIPVTPVTQNHSLSQASTIPSSSSQTQSAFSHPGPSLSLSQSQAQSLSQTLSRSLAKVGKGGSAGEGTRKEGAISDDTKAALKAALLKSALRQRARDGGSAGLGMEMGGVGALASSLSSVPSEQRRPVTAQERQREREEKRRRRQERARERERKIKEKEKREGKKGESLRGVVLSDNDKCLLERWKRMMDRQMDKSQKIIDDTSGNKDSKAISLSVNIARQTQTVIGKGLPLTDIDVSPENKVNKQQLDKQQKEQQMQEQITSRYPKLVTQANQNLPGLYQQSGSPASLSFSQTLTQEGGRDLAGVSGRVDTLSVCSLAKNGPLKQAEFGGRNIRRTTEDWTGQESGVVGVAPQQPQQQTHPSSQSSFPQPELLPLGSYVRKAPVFSQGEGLTVETNGNARMTHQNNGDSHSDSSSVTEVRNMEKICPSLSEQPCTHPQSPQPGPSVTSQSGQELSHSEQPGGSSVPDIHTVTLQLSKSQVEDVLPPVFSVTPKGSGAGYGVGFDLDDLLTQSFTDLQQSDLRDGHTDSAPLSASLLSDWLEVHRMTPADLESLQQELQLGSPMILSDTPTPPDT